Proteins encoded in a region of the Sander lucioperca isolate FBNREF2018 chromosome 18, SLUC_FBN_1.2, whole genome shotgun sequence genome:
- the LOC118493691 gene encoding phospholipase B1, membrane-associated-like isoform X1, which yields MSPSPTVPTSVDYVRAADVKVITALGDSLTTAIGANGSTILSIPFEFRQVSWSIGGYGTYHNVITLANIFKLYNPKLLGPSPVRTFHGQPTTVNETGFNFAVTGHNTL from the exons ATGAGTCCATCTCCCACTGTCCCAACCTCAG TGGATTATGTCAGAGCTGCAGACGTCAAAGTCATCACTGCACTGGGAGACTCTTTAACT ACAGCTATCGGGGCCAATGGTTCTACGATCTTATCAATACCTTTTGAATTTCGCCAAGTGTCTTGGAG CATTGGAGGATATGGAACTTATCACAATGTCATCACACTGGCAA ATATTTTCAAACTCTACAATCCCAAACTGCTGGGTCCATCCCCGGTGAGGACCTTCCACGGTCAGCCAACCACGGTCAACGAGACCGGCTTCAACTTCGCCGTCACCGGCCACAACACGCTGTAA
- the LOC118493691 gene encoding uncharacterized protein LOC118493691 isoform X2, whose product MSPSPTVPTSVDYVRAADVKVITALGDSLTHWRIWNLSQCHHTGKYFQTLQSQTAGSIPGEDLPRSANHGQRDRLQLRRHRPQHAVRLRWTLTHNSLD is encoded by the exons ATGAGTCCATCTCCCACTGTCCCAACCTCAG TGGATTATGTCAGAGCTGCAGACGTCAAAGTCATCACTGCACTGGGAGACTCTTTAACT CATTGGAGGATATGGAACTTATCACAATGTCATCACACTGGCAA ATATTTTCAAACTCTACAATCCCAAACTGCTGGGTCCATCCCCGGTGAGGACCTTCCACGGTCAGCCAACCACGGTCAACGAGACCGGCTTCAACTTCGCCGTCACCGGCCACAACACGCTGTAAGACTCCGCTGGACACTCACTCACAACAGTTTAGATTAG